Proteins from a single region of Streptomyces sp. TN58:
- the cobN gene encoding cobaltochelatase subunit CobN, with product MILLLSTSDTDLLSARAANTADAPVPYRFANPSRLPLDDLPGLLDGADLVVVRLLGGLRAWQDGLDLLLAPGQTRPVVVLTGEQAPDAQLMEASTVPIGIAAEAHAYLAHGGPANLEHLARFLSDTVLLTGHGFEPPAAAPTWGPLERTTPPRTDGPEIAVLYYRAHQMSGNTGFVHALCEAIEAHGARPVPLYVSSLRSPEPALVEALKSADAVVTTVLAAGGTKPATASAGGDDESWDAGALAALGVPILQALCLTGSRSAWEDNDEGLSPLDAATQVAVPEFDGRLITVPFSFKEFDEDGLPAYVADHERASRVAGIAVRHARLRHIERRDKRIALVLSAYPTKHSRIGNAVGLDTPASAVELLRTLIAEGYDFGPVTEIPGLVSGDGDELIRALIEAGGHDQDWLTEEQLARNPVRIPAADYKRWFAELPAELRDSVEEHWGEAPGSMFVDRSANPEGDIVLAALRRGNLLILIQPPRGFGENPIAIYHDPDLPPSHHYLAAYRWIQARAEDGGFGADAMIHLGKHGNLEWLPGKNAGLSAACAPDAALGDLPLVYPFLVNDPGEGTQAKRRVHATLVDHLVPPMARAESYGDIARLEQHLDEYAQISAMDPAKLPAIRAQIWTLIQAAKLDHDLGLEERPDDDGFDDFLLHVDGWLCEVKDAQIRDGLHVLGGAPSGEARVNLVLAILRARQIWGGTAALPGLREALGLDESAATRTSADAVEETARALVQAMEDAGWDPAAVSAVAADHSPEVGAVLAFAANEVVPRLAGTTDEIAHVVAALDGRFVPAGPSGSPLRGLVNVLPTGRNFYSVDPKAVPSRLAWETGQALADSLLTRYRTDNGEWPASVGLSLWGTSAMRTAGDDIAEALALLGIRPVWDEASRRVTGLEPIPLAELGRPRIDVTLRISGFFRDAFPHVIGLLDDAVRLAASLEEPESGNFVRAHAQADLALHGDERRATTRIFGSRPGTYGAGILQLIDSRDWRTDADLAEVYTVWGGYAYGRGLEGRPARDEMETAYKRITVAAKNTDTREHDIADSDDYFQYHGGMVATVRALRGTAPEAYIGDSTRPETVKTRTLVEETSRVFRARVVNPKWIEAMRRHGYKGAFELAATVDYLFGYDATTGVVADWMYDKLTEAYVLDPANRAFLEEANPWALHGIAERLLEAESRGMWEKPDARILEALRQVYLETEGNLEGEAE from the coding sequence ATGATCCTGCTGCTGTCGACGTCCGACACCGATCTGCTCAGCGCCCGCGCGGCGAACACGGCGGACGCCCCCGTCCCGTACCGGTTCGCGAACCCCTCCCGCCTTCCCCTCGACGACCTCCCCGGCCTCCTCGACGGCGCCGACCTGGTCGTCGTACGCCTCCTCGGCGGCCTGCGCGCCTGGCAGGACGGCCTGGACCTGCTGCTGGCCCCCGGCCAGACCCGCCCGGTCGTGGTCCTGACGGGCGAACAGGCCCCGGACGCCCAGCTGATGGAGGCCTCCACCGTCCCGATCGGCATCGCGGCCGAGGCGCACGCCTACCTCGCGCACGGCGGCCCGGCCAACCTCGAACACCTGGCCCGCTTCCTCTCCGACACCGTCCTGCTCACCGGCCACGGCTTCGAGCCGCCCGCCGCCGCACCCACCTGGGGACCCCTGGAGCGCACCACGCCGCCGCGGACGGACGGCCCCGAGATCGCCGTGCTCTACTACCGCGCCCACCAGATGAGCGGCAACACCGGCTTCGTGCACGCCCTGTGCGAGGCCATCGAGGCGCACGGCGCCCGGCCGGTCCCGCTGTACGTCTCCTCCCTGCGCAGCCCCGAGCCGGCCCTCGTCGAGGCCCTGAAGTCCGCGGACGCGGTCGTCACCACCGTCCTCGCGGCCGGCGGCACCAAGCCCGCCACCGCCTCGGCGGGCGGGGACGACGAGTCCTGGGACGCGGGCGCGCTCGCCGCGCTCGGCGTGCCGATCCTCCAGGCCCTGTGCCTGACCGGCTCCCGCTCCGCCTGGGAGGACAACGACGAGGGGCTGTCCCCGCTGGACGCCGCGACGCAGGTCGCCGTACCGGAGTTCGACGGCCGTCTGATCACCGTCCCGTTCTCCTTCAAGGAGTTCGACGAGGACGGCCTGCCCGCCTACGTCGCCGACCACGAGCGGGCCTCCCGGGTCGCGGGCATCGCCGTACGCCACGCCCGGCTGCGCCACATCGAGCGCCGCGACAAGAGGATCGCGCTCGTCCTCTCGGCGTACCCGACCAAGCACTCCCGCATCGGCAACGCCGTCGGCCTGGACACCCCGGCCAGCGCGGTGGAGCTGCTGCGCACCCTGATCGCCGAGGGCTACGACTTCGGCCCGGTCACCGAGATCCCCGGCCTGGTGTCGGGCGACGGCGACGAGCTGATCCGCGCCCTGATCGAGGCCGGCGGCCACGACCAGGACTGGCTCACCGAGGAGCAGCTGGCCCGCAACCCGGTCCGCATCCCCGCCGCCGACTACAAGCGCTGGTTCGCCGAGCTGCCGGCCGAGCTGCGCGACAGCGTCGAGGAGCACTGGGGCGAGGCCCCGGGCAGCATGTTCGTGGACCGTTCCGCGAACCCGGAGGGCGACATCGTCCTGGCCGCCCTGCGCCGCGGGAACCTCCTGATCCTCATCCAGCCGCCGCGCGGCTTCGGCGAGAACCCGATCGCGATCTATCACGACCCCGATCTGCCGCCCTCGCACCACTACCTGGCCGCGTACCGCTGGATCCAGGCGCGCGCGGAGGACGGCGGCTTCGGCGCCGACGCCATGATCCACCTGGGCAAGCACGGCAACCTGGAGTGGCTGCCCGGCAAGAACGCCGGCCTGTCCGCGGCCTGCGCCCCGGACGCCGCCCTCGGCGACCTGCCCCTTGTCTACCCGTTCCTGGTCAACGACCCGGGCGAGGGCACGCAGGCCAAGCGCCGCGTGCACGCCACCCTGGTCGACCACCTGGTGCCGCCGATGGCGCGCGCGGAGTCGTACGGCGACATCGCACGGCTGGAGCAGCACCTGGACGAGTACGCACAGATCTCCGCGATGGACCCGGCGAAGCTGCCGGCGATCCGCGCGCAGATCTGGACGCTGATCCAGGCGGCGAAGCTCGACCACGACCTGGGACTGGAGGAGCGTCCGGACGACGACGGCTTCGACGACTTCCTGCTGCACGTCGACGGCTGGCTGTGCGAGGTCAAGGACGCCCAGATCCGCGACGGCCTGCACGTCCTGGGCGGCGCGCCGTCGGGTGAGGCCCGGGTCAACCTGGTCCTGGCGATTTTGCGCGCCCGGCAGATCTGGGGCGGCACCGCCGCCCTTCCGGGTCTGCGCGAGGCGCTGGGCCTGGACGAGTCCGCGGCCACCCGTACCTCGGCCGACGCCGTCGAGGAGACGGCCCGCGCCCTGGTGCAGGCGATGGAGGACGCGGGCTGGGACCCCGCCGCGGTCTCCGCGGTCGCGGCGGACCACTCCCCGGAGGTGGGGGCGGTCCTGGCCTTCGCGGCGAACGAGGTCGTGCCGCGCCTGGCGGGCACCACGGACGAGATCGCCCACGTGGTCGCGGCCCTCGACGGCCGGTTCGTGCCGGCAGGCCCCTCCGGTTCGCCGCTGCGCGGTCTGGTGAACGTCCTGCCGACGGGCCGCAACTTCTACTCGGTCGACCCCAAGGCCGTCCCGTCCCGCCTCGCGTGGGAGACGGGCCAGGCCCTGGCCGACTCCCTGCTCACGCGCTACCGCACCGACAACGGCGAGTGGCCGGCCTCGGTCGGCCTGTCCCTGTGGGGTACGAGCGCGATGCGCACGGCGGGCGACGACATCGCCGAGGCTCTGGCGCTGCTCGGCATCCGCCCGGTCTGGGACGAGGCCTCGCGGCGCGTGACCGGGCTGGAGCCCATCCCGCTCGCGGAGCTGGGCCGGCCGCGCATCGATGTGACGCTGCGCATCTCGGGCTTCTTCCGCGACGCGTTCCCGCACGTGATCGGCCTGCTGGACGACGCGGTGCGGCTCGCGGCCTCGCTGGAGGAGCCGGAGTCCGGCAACTTCGTACGCGCGCACGCGCAGGCGGATCTGGCCCTGCACGGTGACGAGCGCCGTGCGACGACCCGTATCTTCGGCTCGCGCCCGGGTACGTACGGGGCGGGCATCCTGCAGCTGATCGACTCCCGCGACTGGCGTACGGACGCCGACCTGGCGGAGGTGTACACGGTGTGGGGCGGTTACGCCTACGGCCGCGGCCTCGAAGGCCGGCCCGCGCGGGACGAGATGGAGACGGCCTACAAGCGGATCACGGTCGCGGCGAAGAACACCGACACCCGCGAGCACGACATCGCGGACTCGGACGACTACTTCCAGTACCACGGCGGCATGGTGGCCACCGTACGCGCGCTGCGGGGCACGGCCCCGGAGGCGTACATCGGCGACTCCACCCGCCCGGAGACGGTCAAGACGCGCACCCTGGTGGAGGAGACCTCGCGGGTCTTCCGCGCCCGCGTCGTGAACCCGAAGTGGATCGAGGCGATGCGCCGCCACGGCTACAAGGGCGCCTTCGAGCTCGCGGCCACGGTGGACTACCTCTTCGGCTACGACGCCACGACGGGC
- a CDS encoding cobalamin biosynthesis protein CobG: protein MPQPPSAVSRDEPVIRDRGDACPGALRLHAADDGYLARVRIPGGALTAEQAAHLACAADRFGDGHLELTSRGNVQLRGLGDGCGAGLAEVLDAAGLLPAPAHERVRNIVATPTSQDVLPWVRELDRLLCANTRVTALSGRFLFALDDGRGDVAALEPDITVLGQPGDRALVRLGAAEGAVAVAGRDAPRAALLAAEYFLDAVDAAGTRAWRVAELPAGHALDDGLLAARLADAGIGAVRVPAVDWPYCAPPPPGPYDPLCVLPPFGRLSTGQWRALVQVAERGGGLRITPWRTIVLPGAADPAPLEEAGLVVSPDSPWRSVTACTGRPGCAKSLADVRADARALVERAPGPLPVHWSGCERRCGHPRGTQWVDALATADGYRLSVDGRTLPHRPDLAAALTAARANTSSPQSPKTQ, encoded by the coding sequence ATGCCCCAGCCCCCCTCCGCCGTATCGCGGGACGAACCCGTCATACGGGACCGCGGTGACGCCTGCCCCGGTGCGCTCCGGCTGCACGCGGCGGACGACGGGTACCTCGCGCGGGTGCGGATCCCCGGCGGCGCGCTGACCGCGGAGCAGGCCGCGCACCTCGCCTGCGCCGCCGACCGGTTCGGCGACGGGCACCTCGAACTCACCTCCCGCGGCAACGTGCAGCTGCGCGGCCTCGGCGACGGCTGCGGTGCCGGGCTCGCCGAGGTGCTGGACGCCGCCGGGCTGCTGCCGGCGCCCGCGCACGAACGCGTACGCAACATCGTCGCCACCCCCACCTCGCAGGACGTCCTGCCCTGGGTACGCGAGCTGGACCGGCTGCTGTGCGCGAACACCCGCGTCACCGCCCTGTCCGGCCGCTTCCTCTTCGCCCTCGACGACGGACGCGGCGACGTGGCCGCCCTGGAACCCGACATCACCGTTCTCGGACAGCCCGGCGACCGGGCCCTGGTACGCCTCGGGGCGGCCGAGGGCGCGGTGGCCGTCGCCGGCCGGGACGCCCCACGGGCCGCGCTGCTCGCCGCCGAGTACTTCCTCGACGCCGTGGACGCGGCCGGCACCCGCGCCTGGCGCGTGGCCGAACTGCCCGCCGGACACGCCCTGGACGACGGGCTGCTCGCGGCCCGGCTGGCCGACGCCGGCATCGGCGCGGTGCGCGTGCCCGCCGTGGACTGGCCGTACTGCGCCCCGCCCCCGCCCGGACCGTACGATCCGCTGTGCGTGCTGCCCCCGTTCGGCCGGCTGAGCACCGGACAGTGGAGGGCCCTCGTCCAAGTGGCCGAGCGCGGCGGCGGGTTGCGGATCACCCCGTGGCGCACGATCGTCCTCCCCGGCGCCGCGGACCCCGCCCCGCTGGAAGAGGCCGGCCTGGTCGTCTCCCCGGACAGTCCCTGGCGGTCCGTCACGGCCTGTACCGGGCGCCCCGGTTGCGCCAAGTCCCTCGCGGACGTACGCGCCGACGCCCGCGCCCTGGTGGAGCGGGCACCCGGGCCGCTGCCCGTGCACTGGTCGGGCTGCGAGCGCCGCTGCGGCCACCCGCGGGGCACGCAGTGGGTGGACGCGCTCGCCACCGCGGACGGCTACCGGCTCTCCGTGGACGGGCGCACCCTGCCGCACCGGCCAGACCTGGCGGCCGCCCTCACGGCCGCACGCGCGAACACCTCATCACCCCAGAGTCCGAAGACGCAGTGA
- the cobM gene encoding precorrin-4 C(11)-methyltransferase codes for MTVYFIGAGPGAADLITVRGARTLAAAPVCLYAGSLVPRELLAECPVDARLVDTSQLNLDEIVAECARAHEAGQDVARLHSGDPSIFSAVAEQMRRLDAAGIPYEVVPGVPAFAAAAAALKRELTVPTVGQTVILTRVAQQATPMPPGEDLATLGRSGALLVLHLATRYVDRVVAELLPHYGAQCPVAVVAMASRPDELILRGTLADIAGQVKEAGLVRTAVIVVGRTLGAEQFRDSHLYSPERDRHVC; via the coding sequence ATGACCGTGTACTTCATCGGTGCGGGCCCCGGCGCCGCCGACCTGATCACGGTGCGCGGTGCCCGGACCCTCGCCGCCGCCCCGGTCTGCCTGTACGCGGGCAGCCTCGTGCCGCGCGAACTGCTCGCCGAGTGCCCGGTGGACGCCCGCCTCGTCGACACCTCGCAGCTGAACCTGGACGAGATCGTCGCCGAGTGCGCACGGGCCCACGAGGCGGGCCAGGACGTGGCGCGGCTGCACTCGGGTGATCCGTCGATCTTCAGCGCGGTCGCCGAGCAGATGCGGCGGCTGGACGCGGCCGGCATCCCCTACGAGGTCGTGCCGGGCGTGCCGGCCTTCGCCGCCGCGGCCGCCGCCCTCAAGCGGGAGCTGACGGTGCCCACCGTCGGGCAGACCGTGATCCTCACCCGGGTCGCCCAGCAGGCGACCCCGATGCCGCCCGGCGAGGACCTGGCCACGCTGGGCCGCAGCGGGGCGCTGCTCGTCCTGCACCTGGCCACCCGCTACGTGGACCGGGTGGTCGCGGAGCTGTTGCCGCACTACGGGGCGCAGTGCCCGGTGGCGGTCGTGGCGATGGCCAGCCGTCCCGACGAGCTGATCCTGCGCGGCACCCTGGCCGACATCGCCGGCCAGGTGAAGGAGGCGGGCCTGGTCCGCACCGCCGTCATCGTGGTGGGCCGCACCCTGGGCGCGGAGCAGTTCCGCGACAGCCACCTGTACTCCCCCGAGCGCGACCGGCATGTCTGCTGA
- a CDS encoding cobalt-precorrin-6A reductase, with product MSAEPASAVAGGGEHVLILGGTTEARRLAEALAHDPSYRVTTSLAGRVASPVLPPGETRIGGFGGPAGLAAWTGAHGVTRVVDATHPFAERMSFNAAAAAALSGVPLLALRRPGWTPGPGDAWTFAQSLAEAAALLPGLGSRAFLTTGRMGLHTFADLTDTWFLVRSVDPPAAPVPPRLEVLLDRGPFTLDGERALLARHRIDVLVTKDSGGSATAPKLTAAREAGVPVLVVRRPPVPQGVAQAGSVAAALDWLRRA from the coding sequence ATGTCTGCTGAACCGGCCTCCGCGGTCGCGGGCGGCGGTGAGCACGTCCTGATCCTGGGCGGTACCACGGAGGCCCGCCGCCTGGCGGAGGCGCTGGCGCACGACCCCTCGTACCGGGTGACCACCTCGCTGGCGGGGCGGGTCGCCTCGCCCGTGCTTCCCCCGGGCGAGACCCGCATCGGCGGCTTCGGTGGGCCGGCCGGACTGGCGGCGTGGACCGGGGCGCACGGGGTCACCCGCGTGGTCGACGCCACCCATCCCTTCGCGGAGCGCATGAGCTTCAACGCCGCGGCGGCGGCGGCGCTTTCGGGCGTACCGCTGCTGGCGCTGCGCCGTCCCGGCTGGACGCCCGGACCGGGCGACGCGTGGACCTTCGCGCAGTCGCTCGCCGAGGCGGCAGCCCTGCTGCCGGGCCTCGGCAGCCGTGCGTTCCTGACCACCGGCCGGATGGGCCTGCACACCTTCGCGGACCTCACCGACACCTGGTTCCTGGTGCGTTCGGTGGACCCGCCGGCCGCGCCGGTGCCCCCGCGCCTTGAAGTCCTGCTGGACCGGGGCCCGTTCACCCTCGACGGCGAGCGGGCGCTGCTCGCCCGACACCGGATCGACGTCCTGGTGACGAAGGACAGCGGCGGCTCGGCCACCGCCCCCAAGCTCACGGCCGCCCGCGAGGCGGGCGTCCCGGTCCTGGTCGTACGCCGACCCCCGGTGCCGCAGGGCGTGGCGCAGGCGGGTTCGGTGGCCGCGGCCCTGGACTGGCTGCGGCGGGCCTGA
- the cbiE gene encoding precorrin-6y C5,15-methyltransferase (decarboxylating) subunit CbiE: protein MSPAPPPIPVTVVGLGADGWAGLTAAARSSLSCAEVLIGGPRQLDLLPAAECPGQRVAWPSPLRPAVPKLMAEHAGRRIAVLASGDPMFYGIGRALAEELGPRSLLVRPHPSSVSYACARLGWPVEDTEVVTVVGRPVARLAAALHDGRRVLVLSAGAASPGEIAALLCERGFGPSRMRVLEQLGSEHEDAYEGTADAWHHAPGDPLNVVAVDCRRDPAHAGPRLGATPGLPDAAYEHDGQLTKRHVRAATLCALAPAPGELLWDIGGGSGSIGIEWMRTHPSCRAVAVERVPERAARITRNAVALGVPGLRVVVGAAPEALAGLPAPDAVFVGGGLTAPGLLDAAWAALAPGGRLVVNTVTLESESVLADRYRRHGGDLVKLAVAHAVPVGGFTGWRQAMPVTQWSVTKPADRDTDADTHTKEKDRT, encoded by the coding sequence GTGAGCCCCGCACCGCCCCCCATACCCGTGACGGTCGTCGGCCTCGGCGCCGACGGGTGGGCCGGGCTCACCGCCGCCGCGCGGTCCTCGCTCTCCTGCGCCGAGGTGCTGATCGGCGGGCCGCGCCAGCTGGACCTGCTGCCCGCCGCCGAGTGCCCCGGGCAGCGGGTGGCGTGGCCGAGCCCGCTGCGGCCGGCCGTGCCGAAGCTGATGGCCGAGCACGCCGGACGCCGGATCGCGGTCCTCGCCAGCGGCGACCCGATGTTCTACGGGATCGGCCGCGCTCTCGCCGAGGAGCTCGGGCCGCGGTCCCTGCTGGTCCGCCCGCACCCCTCGTCCGTCTCCTACGCCTGCGCCCGCCTGGGCTGGCCGGTGGAGGACACCGAGGTGGTCACCGTGGTGGGCCGCCCGGTCGCCCGGCTCGCCGCCGCACTGCACGACGGGCGGCGGGTCCTCGTGCTCAGCGCGGGCGCCGCATCCCCGGGCGAGATCGCCGCTCTGCTGTGTGAGCGCGGCTTCGGGCCGAGCCGGATGCGGGTCCTGGAACAGCTCGGCTCCGAGCACGAGGACGCGTACGAGGGCACGGCCGACGCCTGGCACCACGCGCCGGGCGACCCGCTGAACGTGGTGGCCGTCGACTGCCGCCGGGACCCGGCCCACGCCGGGCCGCGCCTGGGCGCCACCCCGGGCCTGCCGGACGCCGCCTACGAGCACGACGGCCAGCTCACCAAGCGCCATGTCCGCGCCGCGACCCTGTGCGCGCTCGCCCCGGCCCCCGGCGAGCTGCTGTGGGACATCGGCGGCGGCTCCGGCTCCATCGGCATCGAGTGGATGCGTACGCACCCCTCGTGCCGGGCGGTGGCCGTGGAGCGCGTCCCGGAGCGGGCCGCGCGGATCACCCGTAACGCGGTGGCGCTCGGCGTGCCCGGCCTGCGCGTGGTCGTGGGGGCGGCGCCGGAGGCGTTGGCCGGACTCCCCGCCCCCGACGCGGTGTTCGTCGGCGGCGGGCTGACCGCGCCGGGCCTGCTGGACGCGGCCTGGGCCGCGCTGGCCCCCGGCGGCCGGCTGGTGGTCAACACCGTCACCCTGGAGTCGGAGTCGGTCCTCGCCGACCGCTACCGGCGCCACGGCGGCGACCTGGTGAAGCTGGCCGTCGCGCACGCCGTGCCGGTCGGCGGTTTCACGGGCTGGCGGCAGGCCATGCCGGTCACCCAGTGGTCGGTGACGAAGCCGGCGGACAGGGACACGGACGCGGACACGCACACCAAGGAGAAGGATCGAACATGA
- a CDS encoding precorrin-2 C(20)-methyltransferase, whose translation MSDATQPKGRLYGVGLGPGDPNLMTLRAVEVIGEADVVAYHSARHGRSIARSIAAKHLRDTHIEEPLVYPVTTETTDHPGGYQGAMEEFYEAAAARLAAHLDAGRTVAVLAEGDPLFYSSYMHMHKRLADRYDTEVVPGVTSVSAAAARLGTPLVEGEEVLTILPGTLPEEELTARLAATDSAVVMKLGRTFPAVLGAMENSGRLAEARYVERATMEGERTGVLADTDPGSVPYFAVAVVPSRIGNPGSVPAGPGEVVVVGTGPAGPLWLTPQTRRALADAEVLVGYTTYLDRVPVKPGQVRHGSDNKVESERAEFALDLARRGKRVAVVSGGDPGVFAMATAVLEVAGQTEYKDVPVRVLPGVTAANAAAAAAGAPLGHDYATISLSDRLKPWEVIAERLRAAAAADLVLALYNPGSRSRTWQVAQARELLLELRSPQTPVVVARDVGGPQQSVRIVTLAELEPSEVDMRTILLIGSSQTRVSERADGSRITWTPRRYP comes from the coding sequence ATGAGCGACGCGACACAGCCCAAGGGCCGCCTGTACGGCGTCGGACTCGGCCCCGGCGACCCGAACCTGATGACCCTGCGGGCCGTCGAGGTGATCGGCGAGGCGGACGTCGTCGCCTACCACAGCGCCCGCCACGGCCGGTCCATCGCCCGCTCGATCGCCGCGAAGCACCTGCGCGACACCCACATCGAGGAGCCGCTGGTCTACCCGGTCACCACCGAGACCACCGACCACCCCGGCGGCTACCAGGGCGCCATGGAGGAGTTCTACGAGGCGGCCGCCGCCCGGCTGGCCGCCCACCTGGACGCCGGCCGCACCGTCGCCGTCCTCGCCGAGGGCGACCCGCTCTTCTACAGCTCCTACATGCACATGCACAAGCGGCTCGCGGACCGCTACGACACCGAGGTCGTGCCCGGAGTCACCTCGGTCAGCGCCGCCGCCGCCCGCCTGGGCACCCCGCTCGTGGAGGGCGAGGAGGTCCTGACCATCCTCCCCGGCACGCTGCCCGAGGAGGAGCTGACCGCCCGCCTCGCCGCCACCGACTCCGCGGTCGTGATGAAGCTCGGCCGGACCTTCCCCGCCGTGCTCGGCGCGATGGAGAACAGCGGCCGTCTCGCCGAGGCCCGCTATGTCGAGCGCGCCACGATGGAGGGCGAGCGCACCGGCGTACTCGCCGACACCGACCCCGGCAGCGTGCCGTACTTCGCCGTCGCCGTCGTACCCAGCCGGATCGGCAACCCGGGCAGCGTGCCGGCCGGCCCCGGCGAGGTCGTCGTGGTCGGCACCGGCCCGGCCGGCCCGCTGTGGCTCACCCCGCAGACCCGGCGCGCCCTCGCGGACGCCGAGGTGCTGGTCGGCTACACCACCTACCTGGACCGGGTGCCCGTCAAGCCGGGCCAGGTCCGGCACGGCTCCGACAACAAGGTCGAGTCGGAGCGCGCCGAGTTCGCCCTCGACCTCGCCCGCCGCGGCAAGCGGGTGGCCGTGGTCTCCGGCGGCGACCCGGGCGTGTTCGCCATGGCCACGGCGGTCCTGGAAGTCGCCGGGCAGACGGAGTACAAGGACGTGCCCGTACGGGTCCTGCCGGGGGTGACCGCGGCCAACGCGGCCGCCGCCGCCGCCGGTGCCCCGCTCGGCCACGACTACGCGACGATCTCGCTGTCCGACCGGCTCAAGCCGTGGGAGGTCATCGCGGAGCGGCTGCGCGCGGCCGCCGCGGCGGACCTGGTGCTCGCCCTCTACAACCCCGGCTCCCGCAGCCGGACCTGGCAGGTCGCCCAGGCCCGCGAGCTGCTGCTGGAGCTGCGCTCCCCGCAGACCCCGGTGGTCGTCGCCCGCGACGTGGGCGGCCCGCAGCAGTCGGTGCGGATCGTCACCCTCGCCGAACTGGAGCCGTCCGAGGTCGACATGCGCACGATCCTGCTGATCGGCTCCTCGCAGACGCGGGTCTCCGAGCGTGCCGACGGCTCGCGGATCACGTGGACGCCGCGCCGCTACCCGTGA
- a CDS encoding precorrin-8X methylmutase: protein MSEYTVFEYEKDGAAIYRQSFATIRAEADLSGLPASVAQVAVRMIHACGMTDLPQDLGYTPEVVLRARAALEAGAPILCDVQMVASGVTRKRLPADNDVICTLSDPAVPDLAAKMGTTRSAAALEVWRDRGLLEGSVVAVGNAPTALFRLLEMIEEGAPRPAAVIGVPVGFIGAAESKDALAAHPSGLDHLVVRGRRGGSAIAAAALNAIASVAE, encoded by the coding sequence ATGAGCGAGTACACCGTGTTTGAGTACGAGAAGGACGGCGCCGCGATCTACCGCCAGTCCTTTGCCACGATCCGCGCCGAGGCGGACCTCTCCGGGCTGCCCGCCTCGGTCGCCCAGGTCGCGGTGCGCATGATTCACGCCTGCGGGATGACCGACCTCCCGCAGGACCTGGGGTACACCCCCGAGGTGGTGCTGCGCGCCCGCGCCGCGCTGGAGGCGGGCGCGCCGATCCTGTGCGACGTCCAGATGGTCGCCAGCGGCGTCACCCGCAAGCGGCTGCCCGCCGACAACGACGTGATCTGCACCCTCTCCGACCCGGCGGTCCCCGACCTCGCCGCGAAGATGGGCACCACCCGCAGCGCCGCCGCGCTCGAAGTGTGGCGCGACCGCGGCCTGTTGGAAGGCTCCGTGGTCGCCGTCGGCAACGCGCCGACCGCACTGTTCCGGCTCCTGGAGATGATCGAGGAGGGTGCCCCGCGCCCCGCCGCCGTCATCGGCGTGCCCGTCGGCTTCATCGGCGCCGCCGAGTCCAAGGACGCCCTCGCTGCCCACCCCTCCGGCCTCGACCACCTCGTCGTACGCGGCCGCCGCGGCGGCAGCGCCATCGCCGCGGCCGCCCTCAACGCCATCGCGAGCGTGGCCGAATGA
- a CDS encoding trypsin-like serine peptidase: MSGSVRGRQRGRAAVRGSAAVGLLGTLVLAGAGYVAWELRGIAATRADGDPAQGVYQQDPERADRTASAVLGIVREDPDPPKDGKAFAGADAVNWRSGGWAASDPLVAAPAAAEPAIGALFSPGNDGDPDHHCSAVVVHSPAGDLVATAAHCVYAGGFRTNLAFAPGYRDGIAPYGVWVPTRIDVDPRWTGDQDPDHDVAFLRLRRPGYPGQRLEDVTGAGTIAFGRDLPAPARLVGYPNSSEQPLDCRTTAQPAGPTQVRLDCADVPNGTSGGPVLTDGHTLIGVIGGRDGGGDEKTSYSVYFGDGVRALYERATRA, translated from the coding sequence ATGTCCGGCAGCGTGCGGGGACGGCAGCGGGGACGGGCCGCGGTGCGGGGCTCCGCGGCCGTCGGCCTCCTGGGCACCCTGGTCCTCGCCGGGGCCGGGTACGTGGCCTGGGAGTTGCGCGGCATCGCCGCCACCCGCGCGGACGGCGATCCCGCCCAGGGCGTCTACCAGCAGGACCCCGAGCGTGCCGACCGGACGGCGTCCGCCGTGCTCGGGATCGTCCGCGAGGACCCGGACCCGCCGAAGGACGGCAAGGCCTTCGCCGGCGCAGACGCGGTGAACTGGCGCTCGGGCGGATGGGCCGCGTCCGATCCGCTGGTGGCGGCGCCCGCCGCCGCCGAACCGGCGATCGGCGCGCTCTTCTCCCCCGGCAACGACGGCGACCCCGACCACCACTGCTCGGCCGTCGTGGTCCACTCCCCCGCCGGCGACCTCGTCGCCACGGCCGCCCACTGCGTGTACGCCGGAGGCTTCCGCACCAACCTCGCCTTCGCGCCCGGCTACCGGGACGGGATCGCCCCGTACGGCGTCTGGGTGCCCACCCGGATCGACGTGGACCCGCGCTGGACCGGGGACCAGGACCCCGACCACGACGTCGCGTTCCTCAGGCTGCGCCGGCCCGGATACCCGGGTCAGCGGCTGGAGGACGTCACGGGGGCCGGAACCATCGCCTTCGGACGCGATCTGCCCGCTCCCGCACGGCTGGTGGGCTATCCGAACTCCTCCGAGCAGCCCCTGGACTGCCGGACCACCGCACAGCCGGCCGGACCGACACAGGTGCGGCTGGACTGCGCGGACGTGCCCAACGGCACCAGCGGCGGACCCGTGCTCACCGACGGGCACACCCTCATCGGTGTGATCGGCGGCCGCGACGGCGGCGGCGACGAGAAGACCTCCTACAGCGTCTACTTCGGCGACGGCGTCCGCGCCCTCTACGAGCGCGCCACCCGCGCCTGA